In one Zymobacter palmae genomic region, the following are encoded:
- a CDS encoding ogr/Delta-like zinc finger family protein yields MSKKRFNKPRLHCPHCGEFMMVRSSQEVMPTLRKGLVDCMNNECNFRGQFWFEIASTVAPSDMPNPDVHLEPTPFLQKRMAKQYEQEHQIDMFQSANDANHS; encoded by the coding sequence TTCAACAAGCCCCGCCTTCACTGCCCGCACTGCGGTGAGTTCATGATGGTGCGCAGCAGTCAGGAAGTCATGCCGACGCTGCGCAAGGGGCTGGTCGACTGTATGAACAATGAATGCAATTTCCGTGGTCAGTTCTGGTTTGAGATTGCATCCACGGTCGCGCCCAGTGACATGCCTAACCCAGACGTTCACCTCGAACCGACGCCATTCCTGCAAAAGCGAATGGCCAAGCAATATGAACAGGAGCATCAGATCGACATGTTCCAGTCTGCTAACGACGCTAATCACAGCTAA
- a CDS encoding replication endonuclease, producing the protein MSKKPRVSAIQLSQSYGARDCPVWRQQFFDLFPSVAEDLAAGFVSVARIEGNAAGNRWLRAIAESLKAGPWNVTHDDEALVDYAKAQALAIERATARAYTNDKFRVYVFRPVDRLLVWPVASRAEAYRFMARASAVEERGGMWTAIQVGELCCRAHEIDPPAESFFSLKGRVLRMSSAKWWRRKLRVLSARRLEQFMREVGRVHKRAGIYCSDLNVKRRSKQHRRNRDMLMSQEAVNQHDQCMTLAELSDRSVANPDIRRAELMLRIRDTEKEALRAGDVGIFYTITCPSKFHPVHSGTCKRNPKYNGATPRDAQDYLTQLWARIRARFKAKKIQVYGVRVAEPHHDGTPHWHLLLWMKPEERELVTSIMRRYALAEDGDEHGAQRYRFDHEVMNPHKGGAISYIAKYISKNINGQQFAEFDQYGKPLESSAPRIEAWAGVWGIRQFQFVGLPSVTVWREMRRITSDKQTLLREWEETFGYASSVIELMAAMRDACDNSEWDRYISLMGGPCTPLKDQPVRPWVEVRLDERSPDYIAHNGYGETCEVRYGVLVKGSQYMTRFYKWTVRPASKRRGFEDSDATASPWTRVNNCTPLGKGEYVGPPAVDEFLSTHARLLETDHTFPSLPPDKQISTVTDYLNRKIRMNTILAPQPKPESERVATEKRYRRWAASAEMQAEAEDEQEMIRLIRIMACRRNDPMPDPANGAWMPRHPMTHEPVFYTANPKNLLKKTWKPALPH; encoded by the coding sequence ATGAGCAAGAAGCCCCGCGTCAGCGCTATCCAGCTAAGCCAGAGCTACGGCGCACGCGATTGTCCTGTGTGGCGTCAGCAGTTCTTCGACCTCTTTCCTTCGGTCGCGGAAGATCTGGCCGCAGGCTTTGTCAGTGTTGCCCGTATCGAGGGCAACGCAGCAGGCAACCGCTGGCTGCGCGCTATCGCGGAATCGCTCAAGGCTGGGCCGTGGAACGTCACGCATGATGATGAGGCGCTGGTCGACTATGCCAAGGCGCAGGCGCTGGCCATCGAGAGGGCTACAGCGCGCGCGTATACGAACGACAAGTTCCGCGTGTACGTCTTCCGTCCGGTCGATCGCCTGCTGGTATGGCCAGTGGCTAGTCGTGCAGAAGCCTACCGGTTCATGGCGCGCGCAAGTGCTGTCGAAGAACGTGGCGGCATGTGGACAGCCATCCAAGTGGGTGAGCTGTGCTGTCGTGCCCATGAAATAGACCCGCCCGCTGAAAGCTTCTTCTCACTCAAGGGGCGCGTGCTGCGTATGAGCAGTGCCAAGTGGTGGCGTCGCAAGCTGCGTGTGCTTTCTGCACGTCGCTTAGAACAGTTCATGCGTGAAGTGGGCCGCGTGCATAAGCGCGCCGGTATCTACTGTTCTGATCTCAACGTGAAGCGCCGCAGCAAGCAGCACCGCCGTAACCGCGACATGCTGATGTCGCAAGAAGCGGTCAACCAGCACGACCAGTGCATGACATTGGCCGAGCTGTCCGATCGCTCGGTGGCCAACCCCGATATCCGTCGCGCCGAACTGATGCTGCGTATCCGTGACACCGAGAAGGAAGCACTGCGCGCCGGCGATGTGGGCATTTTCTACACCATCACCTGCCCCTCTAAGTTTCACCCCGTGCATTCCGGCACCTGCAAGCGCAACCCTAAATACAACGGGGCTACCCCGCGCGATGCGCAAGACTATCTGACCCAGCTGTGGGCACGCATTCGTGCCCGCTTTAAGGCCAAGAAAATTCAGGTTTACGGAGTGCGCGTGGCTGAGCCGCATCACGACGGCACCCCGCATTGGCACTTGCTGCTGTGGATGAAGCCCGAAGAAAGGGAGCTGGTCACAAGCATCATGCGCCGCTATGCGCTGGCTGAAGATGGCGACGAACATGGCGCACAGCGTTACCGCTTCGATCATGAAGTGATGAACCCGCACAAGGGCGGTGCCATCAGCTATATCGCCAAATACATCAGCAAGAACATCAATGGCCAGCAGTTTGCCGAGTTCGATCAGTATGGCAAGCCGCTGGAAAGCAGTGCCCCGCGCATCGAAGCATGGGCAGGGGTCTGGGGCATTCGTCAGTTTCAGTTCGTCGGCCTGCCGTCGGTCACTGTATGGCGTGAAATGCGCCGTATCACCAGCGACAAGCAGACCCTGCTGCGCGAATGGGAAGAGACCTTTGGTTACGCCAGCTCGGTTATCGAACTGATGGCCGCGATGCGTGACGCCTGTGATAACAGCGAGTGGGATCGCTACATCAGCCTGATGGGTGGGCCTTGCACACCGCTTAAAGATCAGCCCGTCCGCCCGTGGGTCGAGGTGCGCCTTGATGAGCGTTCACCGGACTACATCGCCCACAACGGTTACGGCGAGACGTGCGAAGTGCGCTATGGGGTGCTGGTGAAAGGTAGCCAGTACATGACGCGCTTCTACAAGTGGACAGTGCGCCCAGCCTCGAAGCGCCGAGGGTTTGAAGACAGCGACGCGACAGCGTCGCCTTGGACTCGTGTGAATAACTGTACCCCCCTCGGCAAAGGCGAATACGTAGGGCCGCCAGCGGTCGACGAATTCCTGAGCACGCACGCTCGTCTACTCGAAACCGACCACACATTCCCGTCGCTGCCGCCGGATAAGCAAATTTCGACGGTCACCGACTACCTGAACCGAAAAATCAGGATGAACACGATCCTAGCACCGCAACCCAAGCCTGAATCCGAGCGCGTGGCCACCGAAAAACGGTACCGCCGATGGGCGGCATCAGCGGAAATGCAGGCAGAGGCAGAGGATGAGCAAGAAATGATACGTCTGATACGCATCATGGCCTGCCGACGCAATGACCCTATGCCGGATCCCGCAAATGGCGCATGGATGCCACGCCATCCTATGACGCATGAGCCTGTTTTCTATACGGCAAACCCTAAAAACCTACTCAAGAAAACATGGAAGCCAGCGCTTCCTCACTGA
- a CDS encoding TraR/DksA family transcriptional regulator: MADNIDAAQAHAERMTAQAITHHMAAQQHQTMTVGTAECMDCGEAIPASRRAALPYATRCIDCQTIVERRGQHGRKG, from the coding sequence ATGGCTGACAACATAGACGCGGCACAGGCGCACGCCGAGCGCATGACCGCACAGGCGATCACTCACCATATGGCCGCCCAGCAGCATCAGACGATGACCGTAGGAACAGCCGAGTGCATGGACTGCGGCGAAGCGATACCGGCTAGCCGCCGCGCCGCCCTGCCCTACGCCACTCGCTGCATCGACTGCCAAACCATCGTTGAACGCCGAGGCCAGCATGGTCGCAAGGGGTAA
- a CDS encoding site-specific integrase: MKTGTRGKPRKHNPSIPKHIDQRKLPTGVYFDARGRGRWYVVYRNEAGVQKSQTIADRTATLSELHRIMELRAGIDRYTLRYLCDQFHMSAKFCSLMPKTREGYEYCRGIVLEMPTQTGMVLGDLSTERFSQPLIQRVVDKIADEGTPTKANSVLRYLRRLFRWGMNRGHCKSNPAVGVEAALERKQRRLPSTEVMERVIAHARLKGSDQPKRGNAGSCPEYLWIVMELAYLCRLRGIEVITLTDAHGLAEGIMTNRRKGSRDNIVRWTPRLRAVWVAAQQRRARIWSDAGRNLPRLAENRALIVARDGEALKKSGLDTAWQRFMKRMIEDGVLDSSERFGLHDLKRKGITDTLGTRHEKQEASGHRSSGMMDVYDLSVPVVATPGAAK; the protein is encoded by the coding sequence ATGAAGACCGGCACACGCGGCAAGCCGCGCAAACATAATCCGAGCATTCCGAAGCACATTGACCAACGGAAATTGCCGACGGGCGTCTACTTTGATGCCCGTGGTCGCGGGCGATGGTACGTGGTCTACCGCAATGAAGCGGGAGTGCAGAAATCGCAAACCATTGCCGACCGAACCGCAACCTTGTCCGAGCTGCACCGCATCATGGAACTACGCGCAGGGATTGACCGCTATACGCTTCGATACCTGTGTGACCAATTTCATATGTCGGCGAAATTCTGTTCGCTCATGCCGAAAACACGCGAGGGGTACGAGTACTGCAGGGGGATCGTACTGGAAATGCCAACGCAAACAGGGATGGTCTTAGGCGACTTGTCGACAGAGCGTTTCTCACAGCCACTGATTCAGCGTGTTGTCGACAAAATTGCCGATGAAGGTACCCCGACGAAAGCAAACAGCGTGCTGCGGTATCTGCGACGACTGTTCCGATGGGGAATGAACCGAGGGCATTGCAAAAGCAACCCTGCAGTGGGAGTCGAGGCAGCCCTTGAGCGCAAGCAAAGGAGACTGCCCTCCACAGAGGTGATGGAGAGAGTCATAGCGCATGCAAGATTAAAGGGTAGCGACCAGCCAAAGCGAGGTAATGCGGGATCATGTCCAGAGTATCTGTGGATTGTGATGGAGCTGGCCTATTTGTGCCGCCTACGTGGCATTGAGGTCATCACTCTGACGGATGCACACGGCCTCGCAGAAGGAATTATGACCAACCGCCGCAAAGGCTCGCGGGACAACATTGTCCGCTGGACGCCGCGCTTGCGGGCCGTGTGGGTAGCGGCCCAGCAACGCCGTGCGCGCATATGGTCAGACGCTGGGCGTAACTTGCCAAGGCTGGCAGAAAACCGTGCCCTGATCGTTGCCAGAGATGGAGAAGCGTTGAAAAAAAGCGGACTGGACACCGCGTGGCAGCGCTTCATGAAGCGAATGATTGAGGATGGAGTGCTCGACTCATCTGAACGTTTCGGTCTGCACGACCTAAAGCGAAAAGGCATTACTGACACGCTGGGAACACGTCATGAAAAGCAGGAAGCATCGGGACATCGGTCGAGCGGGATGATGGATGTGTACGACCTAAGCGTGCCCGTCGTGGCTACGCCTGGAGCTGCAAAATGA
- a CDS encoding oxidative damage protection protein has product MTRTVFCRKYQQELPGLVTPPLPGARGQEIFDTVSQQAWQEWQQLQTRLINEKHLSLIKAENRRYLLEQMEAFFDNKPTDLAEGYVPTDAAQ; this is encoded by the coding sequence ATGACGCGCACTGTATTCTGCCGCAAGTATCAACAGGAACTGCCCGGTCTGGTAACGCCACCGTTGCCCGGTGCTCGTGGTCAGGAAATTTTTGATACCGTTTCTCAGCAGGCCTGGCAGGAATGGCAGCAGCTTCAGACCCGCCTGATCAATGAAAAGCACCTGAGCCTGATCAAAGCCGAGAACCGTCGCTATCTGCTTGAACAGATGGAGGCTTTCTTCGACAACAAGCCAACGGATCTGGCTGAAGGCTACGTCCCGACTGACGCTGCGCAATAA